The nucleotide window TTGTCCACTTTCCCGCAATTTTATCAGACAGAGCAGAAATACGGGAGTCTGATACTTGGGACTAAGAAATCAATACCGGCCCCGAAAAAGAAGCCTGCTGATAGCGGACAGGTGAAGAAAAAAGGGATGTTCCTGACTGTGACGTCTGGTCTGCAGTCGTTTGTTGATGCGATCGAATCAAAGCTTGAGTCAGGTTCAGTCATCAAGGGAATCCGGGTCGATAAAGTGAGCAAAAAGGAGCATGGTTACCGTTTGAAGCTGAGCAGCGGTGAGACGCTGGATGCAGACAGCATTCTTGTAGCTGCACCGCATGAAGCAGCCCTGCATATGTTCGCTGATCATGAACACATCTTTGACCCATTCCGCGACATGCCTTCAACATCAGTGGCAACGGTGGCGATGGCGTTTCCGGAAAGTGTCATAAAAGAAGATATCGATGGCACAGGTTTCGTCGTCTCCAGGAACAGTGATTACACAATCACAGCCTGCACATGGACACATAAAAAGTGGCCCCATACGACACCAGAGGGAAAAGTTCTGCTCCGTCTTTATGTCGGCAGACCAGGTGACGAGGCAATTGTCGAGCTGTCGGATGATGAAATCATAAAAATTGCATTGGAAGATTTGAATAAAACAATGGATATTCAGGCGCAGCCAGACTTTGCGGTCGTTTCCCGCTGGAAGGAAGCAATGCCGCAGTATACGGTCGGACACAAGCAGAGAGTGGCAAATTTGAAGACTGACCTTGAAAAGGAACTTCCTGGCGTCTTTGTAGGAGGAAGCTCTTTTGAAGGAGTCGGTCTTCCCGACTGCATCGACCAGGGGGAAGCTGCGGTCGAAAAAATACTTGGATATTTGCAGCTTAACCGATAAAAAACCCTTTTCTAAGGGTTTTTTATTTTACATACTTGCCACAGTGAAAAAGATGTGATAAATTAACTTGTGACGAAATGACCGTTTTTCTCATTCAGTCATTTTATGGAGGTGTAATCATGGCAATCGACCGGAGGCAGCAGATCATTGATGCGGCAAACAACTCTTTTTCTCTTTACGGCTATAAGGCAACGACAATTGATCAGGTCGCAAAGCTGGCGAATGTAGGGAAAGGGACAATCTATACTTTCTTCAAAAATAAAGAAGAGCTTTTCGATGAAATTATTAACGGCCTTATCAAAGAGATGGGAGAGGTCGCAAATGAAGCTGTGAATCCAGCAGATTCTTTTTACGAAAATGTCCACAGAGCTTTATATCGGCTGCTGGAGTTCCGTAAAAAGCATCAGCTGACGATAAAGCTTTCCCAGGAAGCACGGGACATTGGGACCCCTGCTGTTGTGGAGGTCATGGATAAGCTTGAATCTGCCATCCTGGGTTTCATTAAGGATAAAGTCATCCAGGCAATCGAAAAGGGCGAAATAAAGGAATGCGACCCGGAAATCACTTCTTTCATCATGATGAAGCTTTATATTGCATTGATTTTTGACTGGGAAAAGAAAAACAAGCCGCTGGAAAAAGCGCAAATTTCAGAGCTGTTTGAGTTCTATATTTTCAAAGGATTGTCTCATTAGGAGGGAGTCCTTATTTTCAGCACATAATTGACCAAATGAATAAAACGGTCATTTATTTTATCTAGGAGGATTAAGATGAGAAATAAACTGTTCACCCAAGAATTGCTTGCTATTTTTCGAAATAAGAAGCTGCTGATCCCGATTATTGCCGTCTTGTTCATTCCGGTTTTGTACAGTGGAATGTTCTTATGGGCATTCTGGGATCCATATGAACATCTTTCCGATCTTCCTGTAGCAGTTGCCAACAGTGATGCTGGGTCAACGATTGATGGAAAGAAGCTTGAACTCGGCAATGACCTGGTGGATAAGCTGAAAGAAAACCAGGATTTTGGTTTTGAATTTGTATCAGAAGAAGAAGGGGAAAAAGGACTTGAGCAGCAAAAATATTATATGCTTATCAAAATCCCAAAAGATTTCTCTGAAAATGCTACAACATTGATGGATGAACATCCTGAGAAACTCGAACTTGTTTATATGCCTAATGAAAGCTTCAACTTCCTATCTGCTCAGATTGGCGGAACAGCAGCAGAAAAAATCAAGGCTTCTGTGTCCGAAAAGGTTTCTGAAACCTATGCGGAAACTATGTTTGACAATATCGGCGAACTGGCCGATGGTCTTGGTCAAGCGAGTGACGGTGCTGCAGACTTGAACGATGGTGCGGTCAAGCTAAAGGATGGCAGCCAGAAGCTTTATGATAATCTATCTGTGCTCGCTAGCAAGTCGATTGAGTTCAACCAGGGAATGAACTCAGCTGATTCTGGTGCGAAAGAATTGGCAAATGGAGCAGGAAAGCTAGCCGGGGGACTTGGTCAATTGGAGGAAGGGGAAACGAAGCTTGAAAATGCTTCAGGTCAGCTTCTTACAGGCCAGAAAGACTTACAGGCAGGAGCTTCAGAAGTAAAAGCTGGTTTAGAGCAGGCAAACAGCAAGATACCAGCATTGATTGAAGGTACTAAACAAATTGAACAGGGTTCTGAGAGTCTCGGCCAAAACCTGACAGCCTGGAAAAGCGGGGCTGATAATGCAGCTGGCGGAGCGGCACAACTTCATGCCGGTATTCAAGAACTGCAAAAACAAATGGAGGCGATGGCGCCTTTATTGAGTGCATACCCTGATAAACAAAAAGAGCTTGCCGCAGCGCTTGCTAAACTCGAAGCTGGAAGTGCAGGTCTTGAGAATGGGACAGCGCAACTTTCAGATTCAGCAGGTAAACTGGCTGCAGGATCTGGGGAATTATCAGCTGGCTTGAATAAAGTCATTGCTGGCCAGGGTGAGCTCCAGCAGGGAATCTCCAAACTTGCAGCGGGCAGCGGGCAAGTAGAAGGTGGGGCTGCGAAACTGGCGGCAGGCCAGGAAGAATTTCATTCAGGTCTGCAGCAGTTCGGTGACAAGCTGAGTGAGGCGAAAGCTGGTTCTGTTGAGCTGGCAAATGGAAGTTCCAAGCTTGTCGGCGGAATGGACCAGCTGGCAGCGGGGGCGGGTGCCATGACGGACGGAGCAGACAAACTGGCATCTGGTGCGGGAGAATTGTCTGAAGGCAATTCCAAGGTAGCGGCTGGGACATCCGAGCTTGCTGAAAAGCTGAAGGATGGAGCAGAAGAAGCAAAGGTGAATCCAAATCAGGAAACCTACAATATGCTTGCTGCGCCAGTAAAGCTGGCAAATGAAAGCTTCAGCTCAGTTCCGAACTACGGAACAGGATTTGCACCATATTTCTTATCTCTTGGCTTATTTGTCGGTGCGTTGCTGCTTTCGATCGTATTCCCATTAAGGGAACCAGCCGGAGTTCCTTCAAGCGGTGCAAGCTGGTTCTTCAGCAAATTCAGCATCCTTGCCGGAATCGGCATATTACAGGCACTTGCAGCCGATGCAATCCTTCTTATGGGGCTGGGTCTTGATGTACAAAGCGTTCCTTTATTCGTGGTGTTCTCGATTATCACAAGTCTGACTTTTATTGCTTTAATCCAGTTCCTTGTGACGTTATTAGGAGATCCGGGGCGTTTTGTTGCAATCGTCATCCTGATTTTGCAGCTTACGACAAGCGCAGGAACTTTCCCATTGGAATTAATTCCAGGATTCCTTCAGAAGTTTAACGCATATTTGCCAATGACTTATTCAGTCCAAGGTTTCAAAGCTGTCATCTCAAGCGGGGATTTCACTTTCATGTGGCAAAATGCAGGGATTTTAGCTGGGTTTATTTTATTCCTGGCAGCAGGAACAGCAATCTATTTCCATTGGATGTTCAAAAGAAAATTCACCATGCTAGTTGAGGAATAAAAAAGGAGCCAGCTCTTAAATGTAGAGCTGGCTTTTCATTTGCAGTTTTATCACTGCGGGAAAGGGATTGTATTACACCCGGAAAACCGGGGAAGGAAAACGAAGGTTAAAACTTTCCTGGGTCCATGCATCCGTCACATTTATTTCCGTAGCATTCATGCTGTTCATCAATTGTTTCTCCACACTCAATGCATTGCTTCTTTGGCAAATTACGAAAGAATTCTACAACATTTTCAATCATGATGTTCCCTCCATTTGAGTAGTTGTTTTGGTACAGTGATATTATTTACTACATTGTATTATAACAGTACAGATGACGTCAATCATAATTTTCTGAAAAAACGGCTAAAGTGAAAAAATGGGCAAAATGAAGTATAGTGAAAGAAAAGTGTGATTATAGGAGGGAATTAATTGAAGCTGACAATAGTAGGATTCTGGGGCGGATATCCTAAAGTGAATGAAGCCAGTACCGGATACTTGCTTGAACACGAAGGTTTTAAGCTCATGATAGACTTTGGCAGCGGCGTTCTCGCGAAGCTCCAAAATTTTGTGCAGCCTGAAGAACTGGATGCGATGGTGCTGTCACATTATCATCCTGATCACGTTGCTGACATCGGTGTACTGCAGCACGCGCGTCTGATCCAGGGTTTTTTGGGAAAGAAGTCACCTCAGCTGCCAATTTACGGTCATACACAGGACAAGCAAGAGTTCGCAAAACTTACATATAAGAACATCACAAAGGGTGTGGCCTACAACCCGTCAAAAAAGCTTGAAATTGGTCCTTTCACCATATCCTTTATCCCTGCGGTCCATCCTGCCCCATGCTATGCAATGCGGATCGAAGCTGGCGGCAAGTCCTTGGTGTATACAGGGGATACTTCCTTTAAGGAAGAGTTCATTCCTTTTGCATCCGGGGCTGACTTATTGCTTTCAGAATGCAATTTTTATGGTAACCAGGACGGCAAGGGTGCGGGACATATGAACAGCTATGATAATGGAAAACTCGCTAATCAGGCGGGAGTAAAGCAGCTGGTACTGACTCACCTGCCACATTATGGTGAAATCGATCAGCTCGTTTCCGAAGCTTCATCACTATTTTCCGGCCCGATAACTTTGGCCAGGGAAGGTCTTGAAATAACCTTATAAAAGGAGAATCAACCATGTTATTTATTGATAATAAAGGAATCACAGATCCGAGGATCAACCTGGCAATCGAAGAATATGCCTTGAAGAATCTTGATATCAATGAAACCTACCTGCTTTTCTATATAAACGAACCATCCATCATCATTGGCAAGAACCAGAACACAATTGAAGAAATCAATACCGAATATGTCGAAAATAACGGCATCCATGTCGTCCGCCGTTTATCCGGAGGTGGTGCCGTGTACCACGACCTTGGCAATTTGAATTTCAGCTTTATCACGAAGGATGACGGAGACAGCTTCCATAATTTCAGGAAGTTTACTGAGCCAGTGGTGAACGCCCTTCGGAAAATGGGAGTAAACGCGGAATTAAGCGGCAGGAATGACTTGTTGGCAGAAGGCAGGAAGATATCCGGAAACGCGCAATTTTCAACAAAAGGGCGGATGTTCAGCCATGGCACCTTATTATTTGATTCAGAAATCGAAAGCGTCGTTTCGGCGCTTAATGTAAAAAAGGACAAAATAGAATCGAAAGGAATCAAATCAATCCGCAGCCGAGTCGCAAATATTTCCGAGTTCCTTTCAAATAAAGTGACAATTGAGGAATTCCGCTCCCTTCTGTTAAAAAATATCTTTGAAGGACTGGATGAGATTCCTGAGTACGTCTTAACAGAAAAGGACTGGGAAAATATCCATGAACTATCAAAAGAAAGATATCAGAATTGGGATTGGAATTACGGGAAATCGCCAAAATTCAACCTGCAGCATTCCCATCGCTTCCCGGTCGGCCAGATAGATGTCCGATTTGAGGTCAACAAGGGAATCATTGATCAGTGCAAAATCTATGGAGATTTCTTTGGTGTAGGCGATGTCACTGTGATTGAGGACAAGCTGACAGGAATAAAATACGAGAAATCCCAGATTGTCAGTGCGATGGAAGATGTGGACATCAAACATTATTTCGGAAATATTTCTAAAGAAGACTTTATTAACTTAATATATTAAATTTTTGAACGCGGTGTTGATACACCGCGTTTTCTGTTTTATAAATATAAAATGTTAGAATTCTGACATATTCTCCTTGAATCCATAATTTTCTTTCAATATAATATATTTAGAAAACTTTTTATTAAGTTTGGTGATTGAGTTCACCGCAAAGGGGGAAGGGAGTTATATGAATCTTTCATCACAGCTTCATCACACTGCCTCAATGCTGGGCAATAAGCCGGCATATTTTTTCATGGATAAAGCAAGTACCTATGCTGAACTGGATGCGTCCGTCACAAAGTTTGCATCTGGCCTTGAAAAATTAGGGGTAAAAAAGGGCGATCATATTGCCTTGCTGCTAGGAAACTCTCCACATTTTGTCATCAGTTTGTACGGAGCGCTTAGACTCGGTGCAACAGTCATTCCCATCAATCCAATTTACACCGCAGATGAAATCGGCTATATCCTGAACAATGGTGATGTAAAAGTTGTCGTCGGTCTGGACATGATGCTGCCACTCGCTGAAAAAATGCATCAGCACCTGCCAAATGTCGAATACTTTGTCATTGCTGAGACTGGCAAAAGCCAGATGTCTGAAGAAGAAATGTCCAAGCTCACATTAGGTTCGAAATTGAAACCGTTTACACATGTTATTGGTTCCGGTGACCTTGCCTACAAAGGTCCTGAGTTGAGTGATGATGATATTGCAATCATTCTTTATACATCAGGAACGACTGGAAAGCCTAAGGGTGCAATGCTTACACACAAAAATCTGTACAGCAACGCCCAGGATGTAAGCGATTACTTGAGGATGAACGAAGATGACAGGGTGATCACTGCCCTGCCGATGTTCCATGTCTTCTGCCTGACCGTTGCCCTTAATGCACCATTGATGAATGGCGGAACATTGTTGATTGTTCCTAGGTTCAGCCCGGCAGAAGTGTTCCGGATTGCCAGGGAGTACGAGGCCTCTGTATTTGCAGGCGTGCCGACCATGTACAATTTCCTTTTCCAATATCCAGAAGGAAATCCGGATGACCTTAAATCACTAAGACTGTGTATTTCAGGAGGTGCTTCACTTCCGGTTGCATTGCTTCAGAATTTCGAGCGAAAATTCAATGTCATGGTTTCAGAAGGTTATGGTTTGTCTGAGGCGTCACCGGTTACATGCTTCAATCCACTCGACCGCCCGCGCAAGCCTGGTTCAATCGGAACCTCAATCGTGAATGTTGAAAACAAGGTCGTCAATGAAATGGGAGATGAAGTGGCTCCTGGAGAAGTTGGCGAATTAATTGTCCGCGGCCCGAATGTTATGGCAGGTTATTATAAGATGCCAGAAGAAACAGGCGCTACTATCAGGGATGGCTGGCTGTATACAGGAGACCTCGCCCGCATGGACGAAGAAGGTTATTTTTACATTGTTGACCGCAAGAAGGACCTCATTCTTGTCGGCGGTTATAATGTATATCCCCGTGAAGTCGAAGAAGTATTGTACAACCATCCGGATATAGTAGAGGTTGCCGTACTAGGCGTACCAGATCCGAATTTTGGCGAAGCAGTAAGATGCTATGTTGTCAGCAAAAATCCTGAGCTGACAGATGAGCAGCTGCTCGAATATTGCCGCGAGCACCTGGCGAAATACAAGGTGCCAAGCGCAATTGAATTCCTTGAAGAGCTGCCGAAAAATACAACCGGCAAAATTTTAAGAAGAGCATTGAAAAATCAGGTACTGCAAGGAAAGTAATCTTTAAGAAAGAGAGGCAGGCGCCCGTGCCTGTCTCTTTTTCAGCATTTGGCAGGAATTTTTATTTCTCAGATAGAATGTCAATGAAGAAGGAGCTGATAGAATGGGGAATATTGATTTCCAATTGGAAGGACATACAGCAATTGTGACGCTGAATCGACCGGAAGCATTAAATGCTTTTAATTATGACACACTCGACGAATTACAGCGTGTTATTGAAGAAATCAGGACAAACCGTGAGGCCAGGGTAGTGATTTTTACCGGAGCGGGTGAGAAAGCATTCAGCGTCGGAGCTGATTTGAAGGAACGCCGCACACTGTCCGATGAGGAAGTGAAACGCAATATCTATAAAATCGGCGAGGTCTTCACAATGGCAGACCAGCTTCCGCAGCCAACAATCGCAGCGATCAATGGATTTGCCTTTGGAGGCGGAATGGAGCTCGCGCTTGCATGTGATTTCCGCGTTGCTGCTGCCGGGACGCAAATGGGGTTGACAGAAACGAGCCTGGCAATCATACCTGGAGCTGGAGGAACACAGCGGCTGCCAAGGCTGATCGGTCAGGCAAAAGCACTCGAGCTGATCTTAACAGCGAGGAGGCTTAAAGCGGAAGAAGCACTGGAATATGGCCTCGTTACCGCTGTAGTCAAAAAAGAAAGCTTGCTTGAAGAATGCATGAAGTTTGCCGAAATGATGCTGGCGAACGGGCCTGTGGCACTGCAGCAGGCAAAGTACGCAGTCAAGCAGGGAATGAACGGAGACCTGCAGACAGGCCTGCAAATAGAGCGCAAAGCCTACGAAGTCACAATCCCGACAGAAGACAGACTCGAAGCACTGGCAGCTTTCAGTGAAAAACGGAAACCCGATTTTAAAGGAAGGTAACTGAACACGGCCGCGGCCGTGTTTTTTTGAAAAGTCATTTAGGTTCTGCATTATATCAGCGGATATCCGAATATATCGACCACATCCAACGATATATCAGCGGATTCTTCATTATATCAACCACATGACGAGAGAGAGAACACCTACTCGCTTTTTACTAGAGCCTGCCAGTCAAAAATAGATATTTCGATTAAAGAAACACTTTTCCATGGTGCTGGAAATATGTATAATATATTTTAATTGATTAAAGGATTGTAATTTATACATATTAATAGAAAGGCGGGAAGGTCGTGGAAAGTACATTGGCTGTAAAGCAGGCAACAGATTTTAAAAAAGGGATTCAATCAGGGATCAGTATTGCGATAGGGTATATGCCGGTTGCGCTTACCTTTGGCTTGATCGCCAAGACAACGGGACTTGCTCTCGGTGAGACGGTCATGATGAGCATGCTGGTATTTGCAGGTGCCGCACAATACATATCCTTAAGCCTCCTGGCGCAGGGAATCGGTATTTTTGAAGTTATTCTCACTACGTTTATCGTGAATATCCGCCATTTCCTCATGTCTGCGTCTTTAAATGAGAAGGCGGAAGAGGATACGGTTGGGGCGAGGATGGGGTATTCCTTCGGCATTACCGATGAGACGTTTTCGGTCGCAGCCACGCGGGAGGGAACGGTCAATGCCGGGTATATGTTCGGCTTGAATCTCACTGCCTACTCAAGCTGGGTCATCTTTTCAGGGCTAGGCTACCTTGTCGGGGCCGGATTGCCGCAAACCCTTCAAGAAAGCATGTCAGTCGCATTATATGCTATGTTTGTCGGCTTATTGGTTCCATCGATGAAAACCAATGTGAAAGTTATTTATCTGGCAGCACTCGCTGCTGCATTCAACTCGATTTTCACGATGGCTGAACTAATGTCAACGGGATGGGCCATTGTCCTTGCTACTTTATTGTCAGCTGTCCTTGTAGAGGCTGTAGAAACATTCAAGAAAGGCAGGGGGGCAGAAGCAGATGAGTAGAGAAATCATCATCATGATCATAGGCATGGCTGTCGTGACCTACATACCGAGGATGCTTCCGTTCGTGATGTTCCGGGGAAAAGAACTGCCGCCATTTTTGCAAGGCGTCCTGAAGAATGTCCCTTATGCCACACTGGGAGCGCTGATTTTCCCGGCTATCCTGTTCATCCAGGAAGACATCTGGTACGGCCTGATTGGTGCAGCGGCCGCGTTCATCGTTGCCTTTTTGGGAGCAAACGTCATTGTGGTTGTCATTGGTTCAATATCCATTTTGACTCTATATTCTTATTTTTTCTAGATCTGCATACGTGCAGGTCTTTTTTTTTAGAGGGTTCTTC belongs to Mesobacillus sp. AQ2 and includes:
- a CDS encoding enoyl-CoA hydratase-related protein, whose translation is MGNIDFQLEGHTAIVTLNRPEALNAFNYDTLDELQRVIEEIRTNREARVVIFTGAGEKAFSVGADLKERRTLSDEEVKRNIYKIGEVFTMADQLPQPTIAAINGFAFGGGMELALACDFRVAAAGTQMGLTETSLAIIPGAGGTQRLPRLIGQAKALELILTARRLKAEEALEYGLVTAVVKKESLLEECMKFAEMMLANGPVALQQAKYAVKQGMNGDLQTGLQIERKAYEVTIPTEDRLEALAAFSEKRKPDFKGR
- a CDS encoding AzlC family ABC transporter permease; this translates as MESTLAVKQATDFKKGIQSGISIAIGYMPVALTFGLIAKTTGLALGETVMMSMLVFAGAAQYISLSLLAQGIGIFEVILTTFIVNIRHFLMSASLNEKAEEDTVGARMGYSFGITDETFSVAATREGTVNAGYMFGLNLTAYSSWVIFSGLGYLVGAGLPQTLQESMSVALYAMFVGLLVPSMKTNVKVIYLAALAAAFNSIFTMAELMSTGWAIVLATLLSAVLVEAVETFKKGRGAEADE
- a CDS encoding TetR/AcrR family transcriptional regulator, with amino-acid sequence MAIDRRQQIIDAANNSFSLYGYKATTIDQVAKLANVGKGTIYTFFKNKEELFDEIINGLIKEMGEVANEAVNPADSFYENVHRALYRLLEFRKKHQLTIKLSQEARDIGTPAVVEVMDKLESAILGFIKDKVIQAIEKGEIKECDPEITSFIMMKLYIALIFDWEKKNKPLEKAQISELFEFYIFKGLSH
- a CDS encoding lipoate--protein ligase — its product is MLFIDNKGITDPRINLAIEEYALKNLDINETYLLFYINEPSIIIGKNQNTIEEINTEYVENNGIHVVRRLSGGGAVYHDLGNLNFSFITKDDGDSFHNFRKFTEPVVNALRKMGVNAELSGRNDLLAEGRKISGNAQFSTKGRMFSHGTLLFDSEIESVVSALNVKKDKIESKGIKSIRSRVANISEFLSNKVTIEEFRSLLLKNIFEGLDEIPEYVLTEKDWENIHELSKERYQNWDWNYGKSPKFNLQHSHRFPVGQIDVRFEVNKGIIDQCKIYGDFFGVGDVTVIEDKLTGIKYEKSQIVSAMEDVDIKHYFGNISKEDFINLIY
- a CDS encoding YhgE/Pip domain-containing protein translates to MRNKLFTQELLAIFRNKKLLIPIIAVLFIPVLYSGMFLWAFWDPYEHLSDLPVAVANSDAGSTIDGKKLELGNDLVDKLKENQDFGFEFVSEEEGEKGLEQQKYYMLIKIPKDFSENATTLMDEHPEKLELVYMPNESFNFLSAQIGGTAAEKIKASVSEKVSETYAETMFDNIGELADGLGQASDGAADLNDGAVKLKDGSQKLYDNLSVLASKSIEFNQGMNSADSGAKELANGAGKLAGGLGQLEEGETKLENASGQLLTGQKDLQAGASEVKAGLEQANSKIPALIEGTKQIEQGSESLGQNLTAWKSGADNAAGGAAQLHAGIQELQKQMEAMAPLLSAYPDKQKELAAALAKLEAGSAGLENGTAQLSDSAGKLAAGSGELSAGLNKVIAGQGELQQGISKLAAGSGQVEGGAAKLAAGQEEFHSGLQQFGDKLSEAKAGSVELANGSSKLVGGMDQLAAGAGAMTDGADKLASGAGELSEGNSKVAAGTSELAEKLKDGAEEAKVNPNQETYNMLAAPVKLANESFSSVPNYGTGFAPYFLSLGLFVGALLLSIVFPLREPAGVPSSGASWFFSKFSILAGIGILQALAADAILLMGLGLDVQSVPLFVVFSIITSLTFIALIQFLVTLLGDPGRFVAIVILILQLTTSAGTFPLELIPGFLQKFNAYLPMTYSVQGFKAVISSGDFTFMWQNAGILAGFILFLAAGTAIYFHWMFKRKFTMLVEE
- a CDS encoding fatty acid--CoA ligase family protein; the protein is MNLSSQLHHTASMLGNKPAYFFMDKASTYAELDASVTKFASGLEKLGVKKGDHIALLLGNSPHFVISLYGALRLGATVIPINPIYTADEIGYILNNGDVKVVVGLDMMLPLAEKMHQHLPNVEYFVIAETGKSQMSEEEMSKLTLGSKLKPFTHVIGSGDLAYKGPELSDDDIAIILYTSGTTGKPKGAMLTHKNLYSNAQDVSDYLRMNEDDRVITALPMFHVFCLTVALNAPLMNGGTLLIVPRFSPAEVFRIAREYEASVFAGVPTMYNFLFQYPEGNPDDLKSLRLCISGGASLPVALLQNFERKFNVMVSEGYGLSEASPVTCFNPLDRPRKPGSIGTSIVNVENKVVNEMGDEVAPGEVGELIVRGPNVMAGYYKMPEETGATIRDGWLYTGDLARMDEEGYFYIVDRKKDLILVGGYNVYPREVEEVLYNHPDIVEVAVLGVPDPNFGEAVRCYVVSKNPELTDEQLLEYCREHLAKYKVPSAIEFLEELPKNTTGKILRRALKNQVLQGK
- a CDS encoding MBL fold metallo-hydrolase, whose protein sequence is MKLTIVGFWGGYPKVNEASTGYLLEHEGFKLMIDFGSGVLAKLQNFVQPEELDAMVLSHYHPDHVADIGVLQHARLIQGFLGKKSPQLPIYGHTQDKQEFAKLTYKNITKGVAYNPSKKLEIGPFTISFIPAVHPAPCYAMRIEAGGKSLVYTGDTSFKEEFIPFASGADLLLSECNFYGNQDGKGAGHMNSYDNGKLANQAGVKQLVLTHLPHYGEIDQLVSEASSLFSGPITLAREGLEITL
- the yhfH gene encoding protein YhfH, with the translated sequence MIENVVEFFRNLPKKQCIECGETIDEQHECYGNKCDGCMDPGKF
- the hemY gene encoding protoporphyrinogen oxidase, with the protein product MTDTKRVVIIGGGITGLAAAYYLQKHARENELPLDVKLVEASHRVGGKMQTYVKDGFVIERGPDSFLERKESAGRLAREVGLGDKLVNNSTGKSYVLVKDKLHPIPGGAVMGIPTQIGPFVTTGLFSWPGKFRAAGDFFMPPSKVEGDQSLGEFFRRRLGDEVVENLIEPLLSGIYAGDIDNMSLLSTFPQFYQTEQKYGSLILGTKKSIPAPKKKPADSGQVKKKGMFLTVTSGLQSFVDAIESKLESGSVIKGIRVDKVSKKEHGYRLKLSSGETLDADSILVAAPHEAALHMFADHEHIFDPFRDMPSTSVATVAMAFPESVIKEDIDGTGFVVSRNSDYTITACTWTHKKWPHTTPEGKVLLRLYVGRPGDEAIVELSDDEIIKIALEDLNKTMDIQAQPDFAVVSRWKEAMPQYTVGHKQRVANLKTDLEKELPGVFVGGSSFEGVGLPDCIDQGEAAVEKILGYLQLNR
- a CDS encoding AzlD domain-containing protein yields the protein MSREIIIMIIGMAVVTYIPRMLPFVMFRGKELPPFLQGVLKNVPYATLGALIFPAILFIQEDIWYGLIGAAAAFIVAFLGANVIVVVIGSISILTLYSYFF